The region GGCGGCCACAATCAAGCCGCCGACCCCCAAGCCCGCTCCGGCGGCCACGCCCAAGCCGCCAGCCGCCACGCATTCTCCGGCAGTTACACCCAAGCCGGACAACGTGGTCACCCTCTCCATCACCGGAGATGAGGAGCATGGTGTGATTCTGGCCGCCGCCCAGTATGAGATCAAGCAGGGAGAGAGTGTGCTGGACCTGCTGAAGCGGATTACACGGGGGCAGAAGATCCAGATGGAATATCAGGGCAGCAAGGCATTTGCTTACGTGGAAGGTATAGATAATTTGTATGAGAGTGATCACGGGGCAGAGAGCGGCTGGATGTACAAGGTGAATGGAGAATTTCCGTCCAAGGCTGCAGGCAGCTGGATCGTGGAGCCCGGAGATACCATCGAGTGGCTGTATACGCTTGATCTAGGCAAAGACCTGGGGGCCAAGGCGCCATGAGCAGCGGCTTCCGTTCCATGCATCCGGTAGTAGCCCTGCTGTATTATACAGGGCTGCTGCTATTCGCCCTGCTGATCTTCCATCCGTTATTTCTGGCTACAGAGATAGCCGGACTGCTGGCGTTGCTGCTGTTGCAGGGACAAGGGCGGCTGCTTGTGCGCGGCTTGCCTTTTATGCTGCTGATGGCAGCTTCCGTGGCTTTGCTGAACCCGCTATTCTCGCATAGAGGAGCGCATATTCTGTTCTACTGGCTGGATCAGCCTATTACACTGGAAGCTGTGCTGTATGGACTGATGATGATGACAATGCTGCTTACTATTTTTATCTGGTTTATATCCTACAATTACACGGTAACCACTGATAAATTCATGTACCTGTTCGCGGCGGCTGCGCCGAGAATGGCGTTGCTGACGCTGATGGCCATCCGGTTCGTGCCGCTGTTCCAGCGGCGGCTGCGCCAGATTACGCTGATCCAGCGTCTGCGCGGGGTAGATACCGGTACGGGAAGCCTTAAGAAAAGAATGACAGACGGAATGACGCTGCTCAAAGTGCTGCTGACCTGGTCGCTGGAGGAAGCCCTACAGACTGGAGACTCCATGACAGCCCGCGGATACGGCAGCACTAAACGCAGCACTTACACGATATACAAGGCCGATTTGCAGGATAAGCTGGTGATGCTGCTGTTAACCGTTAGCAGTGTGGTTACGCTGCTGTTCTGGGTGCAGGGCTACGGCAAGCTGGAGATTTATCCGCGGATGAGACCGGCGGAATTCGGCTGGCAGGAGGCCGTCATGTACGGCAGCTTCTGCCTGTTCGTGCTCATTCCTGCGGGGCTGGAAGGAAAGGAGAAATGGTTATGGAGATCCTCAAAGCACAGCAATTATCCTTCCGATACCCTGAAGAAGACAAAGACACACTCCATGAGCTATCGTTCGTCATAGAAGAGGGTGAATTTGTCGTGCTCTGCGGCCCGTCCGGCAGCGGCAAAACCACCCTGCTGCGCCATCTGAAGCGGGAGCTCGCCCCGGTAGGTTCAACCAGCGGAACCTTGACCTACAAAGGGCAGCCTCTGTCCGGGCTTCCGGCAGCGGTGGCTGCCGGGGAGATCGGGATGGTCTTCCAGAACCCGGATGCACAGATCGTGATGGATACAGTCTGGCATGAGCTGGCCTTCTCCATGGAGAATCTGGGGCTGCCGCCTGCTGTCATGCGGACCCGGCTGGCAGAGATCTGCGGTTTGTTCGGGCTGGAGCCGCTGCTCTACCGTCCGGTACATGAGCTGTCAGGCGGACAAAAGCAGCTCATGAACCTGGCCTCAGTACTGCTGCTTCAGCCCAAGGTGCTCCTGCTGGATGAGCCTACCTCTCAGCTTGATCCTGTTGCTGCGCGGGAATTCATTATGGCGCTGCAGCGGCTGAACGAGGAAATGGCGGTCACGGTGATCATCAGCGAGCACAGGCTGGAGGAGGTGCTGCCGCTGGCGGATCGTGTGCTGATGCTGGAAGACGGTAAGCTGCTGGCTGATGCCGCTCCCCGCCTGTTCGCTTGTCAGACCGGCAGCGGGGCCTTGACTTCGGCTGAGCGTTACCTGCCAGCCGCCTCACGCCTGTACTTGTCACTCGCTCCGGAAGCGGATTCGGCTGCGCCGGAGAATATTCCGCTGACCGTGCGCGAGGGCAGACGCTGGCTGCATACCTTGAAGGCTGGAACGGATGCTGGTACAGGCGCTGAGCTGGTTAATAACTTGAATGGGCCTTCAGCATCCATGAAGTCCTCCTCCGAGGGGTTCCAGGCTGCCGGGGCGGAGTCTCTGCTCACCTGCCGCGAAGTAACCTTCCGGTATGAGAAGGAGGGCCGGGAGGTCCTGAGGAAGCTCTCGCTGACACTTAAGCAGGGGGAGCTCCTGGCAGTCATGGGCGGGAACGGCGCAGGCAAGTCCACCCTGCTGCATGTGCTGAACGGGCTGATGAAGCCGCAGCGCGGCAAGATAGAGCTGGCCAAGGGCAAGACTACCGGCCTGCTGGCGCAGAATCCCCTGCTCTATTTCAGTTATGATACAGTGGCTGAGGAGCTGCAGCATATGGGCAGCTACGCCGGGTTATCCCCCGAGGCAGCAGCAAGCCGGATTGAGGCTTTGCTCGAAGTGTTTCAGCTCCGGGAGGTGCTGCAGAGCCATCCGCATGATCTCAGCGGCGGGCAGCAGCAGCAGACCGCGCTTGCCATGATGCTGCTCATGAAACCGGATATTCTGCTGCTGGATGAGCCGACCAAGGGGCTTGATCCGGCCGCTAAAGACAGGCTGGCCGCCCTGCTTCAGCAATTGCGCGGGCAGGGGATCAGTATTCTTATCGTAACGCATGATGTAGAGTTCGCGGCTAAGCATGCTACGCGCTGCGCGCTCCTGTTCGATGGGGGAATTACGGCGGAGGGCACACCGGCTGAGTTCTTCAGCAGTAATTACTTCTATACCACGGCAGTCAACCGGATGGTGCGGGACTGGCTGCCACAGGCATTGACAATAGAGGATGTGATTCACACATGGCCCGCTTCCGCATACCGCTGCTAATCGCCCTGGGACTCTTCATCTCGGGTCTTGCGCTTACCGCAGCATTCACTGACCGGCATTATGTGCTGCTTAGCGTGGTGCTGCTGCTGGCCGCTCTCCTGCCGCTGTTCATCCGGCTGGAGCGCCGCCCGCTCCAGTCCCGTGAACTTGTGC is a window of Paenibacillus sp. FSL H3-0469 DNA encoding:
- a CDS encoding DUF4430 domain-containing protein, with product MFYLVKRGRGRLAPLLLLLMVLLLSGCSSAQPDQAGGGTQPPAGTPAAQTPRPGDEAAPLPGAAEGTAVPSAPADGTAAPAQAGRGEPAKTQAPPSAAAAQPPAGRSEPAKTQAPPSAAAAQPPAGASEPAKTQAPPNAAAAQPPAATIKPPTPKPAPAATPKPPAATHSPAVTPKPDNVVTLSITGDEEHGVILAAAQYEIKQGESVLDLLKRITRGQKIQMEYQGSKAFAYVEGIDNLYESDHGAESGWMYKVNGEFPSKAAGSWIVEPGDTIEWLYTLDLGKDLGAKAP
- a CDS encoding energy-coupling factor transporter transmembrane component T; this translates as MSSGFRSMHPVVALLYYTGLLLFALLIFHPLFLATEIAGLLALLLLQGQGRLLVRGLPFMLLMAASVALLNPLFSHRGAHILFYWLDQPITLEAVLYGLMMMTMLLTIFIWFISYNYTVTTDKFMYLFAAAAPRMALLTLMAIRFVPLFQRRLRQITLIQRLRGVDTGTGSLKKRMTDGMTLLKVLLTWSLEEALQTGDSMTARGYGSTKRSTYTIYKADLQDKLVMLLLTVSSVVTLLFWVQGYGKLEIYPRMRPAEFGWQEAVMYGSFCLFVLIPAGLEGKEKWLWRSSKHSNYPSDTLKKTKTHSMSYRSS
- a CDS encoding ABC transporter ATP-binding protein; the encoded protein is MEILKAQQLSFRYPEEDKDTLHELSFVIEEGEFVVLCGPSGSGKTTLLRHLKRELAPVGSTSGTLTYKGQPLSGLPAAVAAGEIGMVFQNPDAQIVMDTVWHELAFSMENLGLPPAVMRTRLAEICGLFGLEPLLYRPVHELSGGQKQLMNLASVLLLQPKVLLLDEPTSQLDPVAAREFIMALQRLNEEMAVTVIISEHRLEEVLPLADRVLMLEDGKLLADAAPRLFACQTGSGALTSAERYLPAASRLYLSLAPEADSAAPENIPLTVREGRRWLHTLKAGTDAGTGAELVNNLNGPSASMKSSSEGFQAAGAESLLTCREVTFRYEKEGREVLRKLSLTLKQGELLAVMGGNGAGKSTLLHVLNGLMKPQRGKIELAKGKTTGLLAQNPLLYFSYDTVAEELQHMGSYAGLSPEAAASRIEALLEVFQLREVLQSHPHDLSGGQQQQTALAMMLLMKPDILLLDEPTKGLDPAAKDRLAALLQQLRGQGISILIVTHDVEFAAKHATRCALLFDGGITAEGTPAEFFSSNYFYTTAVNRMVRDWLPQALTIEDVIHTWPASAYRC